The DNA region GGTGAAACCCGCGCGGTCCAAAGGGAGCTGACATGGCGGCCTACGGGATTGGGGATATGGAAAAACTCCTGGGGGTTAAGGCCCACGTGATCCGCTATTGGGAAAAGGAGATCCCCCTGATCCAGCCCCGAAAAAATCCCGGAGGCCGGCGGGTATACGCCAAGCGGGACTTGCTTATCCTTTTCCGCCTGAAGTACCTTCTCTACGAACGGCATTTTACCCTGGAAGGCGCCCGGGATCAGCTTTTCCGTGAACTCACCGGAGGCGGTGATGCCGGGGCTGCGGCAAAGCAGGACCTCAAGGCCCTTATCGAAGCCCTGCGCAGCGATCTGGTAGACCTGTACTTCCTGGTCCACAACAGGGAACAGCCCTGATGGAAACCCTCTTTTCCCCCTTGCCGGAGGAAAGCTCCCGGCTCCTGGATTCACTTCCCGCACTTATCGACCAGGTCTTCCCGCTGCCGAGAAAATTCCGCTCAGGGTTACCCGCGGATGTGGCGGAACTTTCCCGGCTTCTCACCAGCGGCCGGGGTGACCGGAACGAATCCTACCTTGGGGAACCCCGCTTCCTATCGGCGTACCTCCGTTACTTTCTCCCCTGGAATTGCTGCCGCCTTGCCCGGCTCCTCCCGGCTCTGACCCTGCCCTTTGGCGTCCGCAAAGTGCAACGAAATTCTCCGCGCAGTAATACTGATGGTATTTCCCTGGGTAATGCTGATGACGTTTCTTCCGGTAATGAGGCAATTGCTATTACCGACCTGGGATCGGGTCCTCTGACCCTGCCCATGGCCCTCTGGATATCCCGGCCCGAGCTCCGGGAACTTCCCCTGGAATTCCGCTGCCTGGATCGCACCGGCCCTGTCCTGGAAGCTGGAAAGAAACTGTTCGCCGCCCTTGCCGGGAAGGACACACCCTGGCGCATTAAAACTATCAAGGCTTCCTTAGGCGATCCTATCCGCTTCCCCAAAGCAAACCTAGTTACCGCAGTAAATCTGTTCAATGAATTATTCTGGAAAATCCCCCAGGTAGATCACCGGACCCTTGCGGGCTTTACCGGAAAGAACGCCCGCCTACTTTCGTCCCTGGCCCTGGAGCAGGGTTCCATCCTGGTTGTTGAGCCGGGCGTCCCCCGGTGCGGGGAATTTATTTCCCTGCTCAGGACAACGTTTGCCGAAACGGGCAGACTCCCCCTTGCGCCCTGTCCCCACGGGGAGCCCTGCCCGGTCCCGGGGGACCAGGTAGGCGCCAGGTGGTGCCACTTTGCCTTCGATAGCGGGGACGCCCCGGCTGACCTGCGCCGTCTGTCAGAAGCCGCCGGCCTCCCCAAAGAACGGGCCGCCCTGAGCTTCCTCCTAGCCGGCCCGGTAAGCGCCGCACCTGAACCCGCAGTAAAAGTGACTGAGACCCCTGGGTTAGAAACAGAAAAACTAACCCTGCGTATCATCTCGGATCAATTCTCTCTGTCCGGAGGAGGCGCCTGGGGCCGCTACGGCTGTTCTTCCAGAGGATTAGTTTTAGTATCAGGAAAAAAGCAAGAAACCGAGGGCCTGGAGTCAGGAACCCTGATAAGCCTAGCTGTCCGGGGTCCGGAGCGGCGGGATGGGAAGAGCGGCGCTTTGGTGTTGCAGCTTTAGCCATAAAACCGCCCATCGACCAAGCGCCTCCTACAGCCCAGTAATACCATTGAACCAAGGTGCCGGGGGGGTGGGGATATCCTTCGGGGGCGTCTCTGGAATTCCCTGCTGGAGGAGACCTACCGGGCTCCGTAAGCAGACTCTACAGGTTAGCCCCCGATGGATATCCCCGCCCCCCCCGGCATTTCGGGTTTACTGTCCCATTACCGACGCCGTAAAACCCCTCGAACCGCCCCGGTAATAAGAAACACCGCCCCTGCCAGCATTACTGTTATGGCTCCCACCGGAAGATCAAAGCTCCATCCCAAAGCAAGCCCGCCGGCTGAGAACAGGGCTGAAAAAACGCAGCTTAGGATCATCATCCCTGAAAGGCTTTTAGCCGAGTACCCTGCGGTTCCGGCCGGCAGGGTTAGCATGGCGATTACCATTACTATTCCTACAAAGGTCTGGAGCAGCACTATTGCTACGGCAGTAACCGTAAGCAGTATCAGAAAGAGTGTCGTGGTGGGAACACCCCGGACCCGGGCGAATTCTTCGTCAAAGGAAGATGCTTCAAGCTGGGGGTAAAAGCGCCAGGCCAGGAAGAGGACCAGAATGTCTAGTATAGCCATGAGGATAAGATCCCTGGTAGAGATGAGGAGTATGTTGCCGAAGAGGTAACTTGAGGGGTCCGTGTAGCCCGCCGTCTTGGCCATGAAGAGTACCCCGGCGCTCATCCCGATGGCCCAGATGGAATTGATCACCGTGTCCTCCCGCTGCTTGGCCTTGAGGGACACCACCCCGATGAGGCCCGCTGAGATGACCGCGAAGATCAGCGCCCCCGCCATGGGGGGAAAGCCCGGAACCAGGCCTGAGGCGGAAAGGTACAGGGCCATGCCTATGCCCCCCAGGACCGCATGGGAAACCGCCCCGGCCAGGCTGGCAATGCGCCTGACTGTTACGATGGAGCCCAGCACCCCGAAGAGCACCGATGAGAGGAGCCCCGCTAAAAGGGCGTTCCTGATAAAGGGGAAGGCTGGGTTAAGCAGGGCCTCGATAAAATCGCTCATTTGTGTATTTCCTCTTCGTCGCAGATATCCCCAGGGAGGCTTTCCCCATGGACGATCCGGGCGCCTAGGGCTCCGGCGTCATGACCTTCCCCGGCAACTTCGGTGCGGTGCTGGACTATGCCGTATTCCGCCCCGGCTTCCCGGCTTCCCATGCAGAGTACCCGGTCGGTCAGTGAGGAGACAAAGCCTGTGTCGTGGGTCACGATGAGGATGGTAGTAATTCTGCCCCCTTCGCCGGCCTTGAGTTTTCCCAGGGTGGCAAAGAGACGTTCTTCGCTTTCCCTGTCCATGTTGGCGGTGGGCTCGTCCAGGATGAGAATTTCCGGCTTGGCAGCCAGGGCCCGGGCAACCAAAACCCGCCGCCGTTGGCCGCCGGATAGGGCGGTGTAGGACCGTTCTGCCAGATCCGCTATCTCGGCCTGTTCCAGGGCTTCTTCCACCGCGGCCTGATCCACAGCGCCGAATTTCCGGGACAGTGGGGACAGGCGGCCCATCTTCACCGCTTCCCGTACCGTAATGGGGAAGCTCTGGTCGTTGGCGGCCTGCTGGGGCACATAGCCCACCCGGTTCCGCGCTCCCGGAGTGAAGCGGGCGCCGAAAAGTTCGATCCGCCCTCCCTGGGGCTGCTCCAGGCCCAGGAGCAGTTTTAGTACCGTGGTTTTTCCCGAACCGTTGGGGCCCACCAGGGCGATGAACTCCCCCTGGTGTATATGGAAGCTGGCGTTTTCCAGCACCTTCCGACTGGAAGGCTCCTTCCTACCGGAAGACGCCTTCCGGCTGTCCGAAGCACCGCCGTAGGAAAAGGATACCCGGTCAAAGCGCAGGCTTATCTGCCGATCCCGGGGATGAGTAAGATGGCTGTTCACTTTTTTGCCTCCTCAAGGGATTTTAGCAGCAGGTCACCCATGTCACGGATATTGGCGAGCCAGTCCGGGGCCAGGGGGTCCAGGGCTGCGATCACCGCCCCCGCTGCGGCGGCCACGGTCCGGGCGCTTGCCACCGGGAATTGGGCCTGGACAAAGATCGCCGCGGCCCCTTCGCGCCGGGCCTTTTCTATTAAAGCGTTCAGTACCCGGGGAGTGGGCTCCTTGCCGCCGGTTTCTACCGCCTCCTGGGTAATGCCGAATTCGTCCAGGAAGTACCCGAAGGCTGGGTGGTACACAAAAACTGTTCTCCCTCGCAAAGGGGCAAGTTTGATCCCCAGCTCCGCGAACTCCTGGTCTATATCTGCAATCAGTTCCTCGTAGTTTTTCTG from Treponema primitia ZAS-2 includes:
- a CDS encoding MerR family transcriptional regulator produces the protein MAAYGIGDMEKLLGVKAHVIRYWEKEIPLIQPRKNPGGRRVYAKRDLLILFRLKYLLYERHFTLEGARDQLFRELTGGGDAGAAAKQDLKALIEALRSDLVDLYFLVHNREQP
- a CDS encoding metal ABC transporter ATP-binding protein, which gives rise to MNSHLTHPRDRQISLRFDRVSFSYGGASDSRKASSGRKEPSSRKVLENASFHIHQGEFIALVGPNGSGKTTVLKLLLGLEQPQGGRIELFGARFTPGARNRVGYVPQQAANDQSFPITVREAVKMGRLSPLSRKFGAVDQAAVEEALEQAEIADLAERSYTALSGGQRRRVLVARALAAKPEILILDEPTANMDRESEERLFATLGKLKAGEGGRITTILIVTHDTGFVSSLTDRVLCMGSREAGAEYGIVQHRTEVAGEGHDAGALGARIVHGESLPGDICDEEEIHK
- a CDS encoding metal ABC transporter permease, whose product is MSDFIEALLNPAFPFIRNALLAGLLSSVLFGVLGSIVTVRRIASLAGAVSHAVLGGIGMALYLSASGLVPGFPPMAGALIFAVISAGLIGVVSLKAKQREDTVINSIWAIGMSAGVLFMAKTAGYTDPSSYLFGNILLISTRDLILMAILDILVLFLAWRFYPQLEASSFDEEFARVRGVPTTTLFLILLTVTAVAIVLLQTFVGIVMVIAMLTLPAGTAGYSAKSLSGMMILSCVFSALFSAGGLALGWSFDLPVGAITVMLAGAVFLITGAVRGVLRRR
- a CDS encoding small ribosomal subunit Rsm22 family protein, with protein sequence METLFSPLPEESSRLLDSLPALIDQVFPLPRKFRSGLPADVAELSRLLTSGRGDRNESYLGEPRFLSAYLRYFLPWNCCRLARLLPALTLPFGVRKVQRNSPRSNTDGISLGNADDVSSGNEAIAITDLGSGPLTLPMALWISRPELRELPLEFRCLDRTGPVLEAGKKLFAALAGKDTPWRIKTIKASLGDPIRFPKANLVTAVNLFNELFWKIPQVDHRTLAGFTGKNARLLSSLALEQGSILVVEPGVPRCGEFISLLRTTFAETGRLPLAPCPHGEPCPVPGDQVGARWCHFAFDSGDAPADLRRLSEAAGLPKERAALSFLLAGPVSAAPEPAVKVTETPGLETEKLTLRIISDQFSLSGGGAWGRYGCSSRGLVLVSGKKQETEGLESGTLISLAVRGPERRDGKSGALVLQL